Proteins from one Dromiciops gliroides isolate mDroGli1 chromosome 6, mDroGli1.pri, whole genome shotgun sequence genomic window:
- the MDK gene encoding midkine: MQLRNFLVLTLMALLALPIEAAKNKKDKGKKGNSECEEWNWGPCTPSSKDCGIGFREGSCGGETRRLKCKVPCNWKKEFGADCKYKFENWGACDSSTGTKTRQGTLKKALYNAQCQEAIRVTKPCTLKAKAKIRAKKGKGKD, encoded by the exons atgcAGCTCCGAAACTTCCTCGTGCTCACTCTCATGGCGCTCCTGGCCCTCCCCATCGAGGCTGCCAAGAACAAGAAAG ACAAGGGGAAGAAAGGCAATTCTGAGTGTGAGGAGTGGAACTGGGGTCCCTGCACCCCAAGCAGCAAAGACTGTGGCATTGGCTTCCGGGAGGGCAGCTGTGGGGGCGAGACCCGGCGCCTCAAGTGTAAGGTGCCCTGCAACTGGAAAAAGGAGTTTGGAG CTGACTGCAAATACAAGTTTGAGAATTGGGGTGCGTGTGACAGCAGCACGGGTACCAAGACCCGCCAGGGAACCTTGAAGAAGGCCCTGTACAATGCCCAATGCCAGGAGGCCATCCGAGTGACCAAGCCCTGCACCCTCAAGGCCAAAGCCAAGATCAGAG ccaagaaagggaaggggaaggactaG
- the CHRM4 gene encoding muscarinic acetylcholine receptor M4 produces MANFTPINSSYGNHSDQSVQAMPAAPNRYETVEMVFIATVTGSLSLVTVVGNILVMLSIKVNRQLQTVNNYFLFSLACADLIIGAFSMNLYTVYIIKGYWPLGAVVCDLWLALDYVVSNASVMNLLIISFDRYFCVTKPLTYPARRTTKMAGLMIAAAWVLSFVLWAPAILFWQFVVGERTVPDNQCFIQFLSNPAVTFGTAIAAFYLPVVIMTVLYIHISLASRSRVHKHHPERAKEKKTKSLSFLRSPLMKQSVKNPSRKPVEPGKEEIRNGRLEEAPPPVLLPPRPPEEKDTSNDSSSASVTQNTKERPLTEGSTAETGCSPSTPLPSRPRAVNPASKWSKIQIVTKQTGNECVTAIEIVPATPASLRPAANVARKFASIARNQVRKKRQMAARERKVTRTIFAILLAFIVTWTPYNVMVLVNTFCQSCVPDTVWSIGYWLCYVNSTINPACYALCNATFKKTFKHLLLCQYRNIGTAR; encoded by the coding sequence ATGGCCAACTTCACTCCAATCAATAGCAGCTATGGCAACCACTCAGACCAGTCAGTGCAGGCGATGCCCGCGGCCCCCAACCGCTACGAGACGGTGGAGATGGTGTTCATCGCCACGGTGACCGGCTCGCTGAGCCTGGTAACGGTTGTGGGCAATATCCTCGTTATGCTCTCCATCAAGGTCAACCGACAGCTGCAGACGGTCAACAACTACTTCCTGTTCAGCCTGGCCTGTGCAGACCTCATCATCGGGGCCTTCTCCATGAATCTCTACACTGTGTATATCATCAAGGGCTACTGGCCTCTGGGGGCTGTGGTCTGTGACTTGTGGCTGGCCCTGGATTACGTGGTCAGCAACGCCTCCGTGATGAACCTGCTCATCATCAGCTTCGACCGCTACTTCTGTGTGACCAAGCCCCTCACCTACCCGGCCCGGCGCACCACCAAGATGGCGGGCCTCATGATCGCGGCAGCCTGGGTGCTGTCCTTCGTCCTCTGGGCTCCAGCCATACTCTTCTGGCAGTTTGTGGTAGGGGAGCGGACCGTGCCAGACAACCAATGTTTCATCCAGTTCCTGTCCAACCCGGCGGTCACCTTTGGCACAGCCATTGCGGCCTTCTACCTGCCCGTGGTCATCATGACCGTGCTTTACATCCACATCTCCCTGGCTAGCCGCAGCCGTGTCCACAAGCACCACCCGGAGAGGGCCAAAGAGAAGAAGACCAAGAGCCTCTCGTTCCTTAGGAGCCCCCTCATGAAGCAGAGTGTCAAGAACCCGAGCCGGAAGCCAGTGGAGCCCGGGAAGGAGGAGATCCGCAATGGGAGGCTGGAGGAGGCCCCTCCGCCGGTCCTGCTTCCCCCTCGGCCCCCTGAGGAGAAAGACACATCCAATGACTCCAGCTCAGCCAGCGTCACCCAGAACACCAAGGAGAGGCCTCTGACCGAGGGCTCCACAGCTGAGACTGGCTGCAGCCCGTCTACACCACTGCCCTCCCGCCCGCGAGCCGTCAACCCGGCCTCCAAGTGGTCCAAGATCCAGATCGTCACAAAGCAGACGGGGAACGAGTGCGTGACAGCCATTGAGATCGTCCCGGCCACACCTGCGAGCTTGCGCCCGGCCGCCAATGTGGCCCGCAAGTTTGCCAGCATCGCCCGCAATCAGGTGAGGAAGAAGCGGCAGATGGCAGCCCGGGAGAGGAAGGTGACGAGGACCATCTTTGCCATCTTGCTGGCCTTCATCGTCACCTGGACACCCTACAATGTCATGGTGCTGGTCAACACCTTCTGCCAGAGCTGTGTCCCCGACACTGTGTGGTCCATTGGCTACTGGCTCTGCTACGTCAATAGCACCATCAATCCTGCCTGCTATGCCCTCTGCAATGCCACCTTCAAGAAGACCTTCAAGCACTTGCTTCTGTGCCAGTACAGAAACATTGGTACTGCCAGGTAA